In the genome of Chryseobacterium phocaeense, the window GAGTCAGGTGAAGGGCTTTTTCAAAATATTCGTTTTTGCCGGCATTCATAGCGTATACTCCAGAGATTGTTTTAATATTGGCTTTGTATCTTCCAAAAGTTTCTTCCATGGCATCACTCATTTCACCAAGGGTTACTCTTCTTCTTGCAGCTTCTATGCATAAGGCCAGAAGGTTTCCGTTTCCTGTTTTTGCGCTTTCACGGATCTGATCCAGGATTTCAGCAACGGCTTCCGGATTTCTTTCGGCTTTTATCTTTTCAAGTCTTTCGATTTGTTTTCTACGGACTTCGGTGTTATCGATATCCAGGATTTCAATACCTTCCTGCTTCAGGGATGTCCTGAATGAATTTACCCCAATGATGAATTCTTCCCCACTGTCTATTTTAGCCTGTTTTTTGGCGGCAGCTTCTTCAATTCTCATTTTTGGAATTCCGGCTTCTATCGCTTTGGTCATTCCTCCTTCCTGCTCTACCTCATCAATGTATTTCATGGCTTCCTCAATCATCTGCTGGGTAAGGCTTTCCACAAGATTGCTTCCGCCCATAGGATCCACTACATCACAGATACCGCTTTCCTGCTGAAGGATGATCTGGGTATTTCTTGCGATCTTCGCTGAATAATCTGTAGGAAGTGCAATGGCTTCATCCAGTGCATTGGTATGCAGTGACTGGGTTCCGCCGAGAGCTGAAGACAGGGCTTCAATGGCCGTTCTGGTGATATTGTTAAAAGGTTCCTGTTCGGTAAGGGACCATCCTGAAGTTTGAGAGTGGGTTCTTAATGCCAGAGATTTTTGGTTCTGCGGGTTGAACTGCTGTAAAAGAGTCGCCCAGATATATCTTGCGGCACGCATCTTGGCAATTTCCATAAAGTGGTTCATTCCGATGGCCCAAAAGAATGAAAGTCTTGGAGCAAAATCGTCCACATTCATTCCTGCTTTTATCCCGGTTCTTACGTATTCCAGACCGTCCGCAAGGGTATAGGCCATTTCCAGCACCGGAGTGGCACCTGCTTCCTGCATATGGTATCCGGAGATAGATATAGAGTTGAATTTCGGAATATTCTGAGCCGTATATTCAAAGATATCGGCAATGATTTTCATGGAAGGCGCCGGCGGATAAATGTAGGTATTTCTTACCATGAATTCTTTCAGGATATCATTCTGAATGGTTCCGGAAAGCAATTCCTGTTTTACGCCCTGCTCTTCTGCCGCCACGATATAGAAAGACAAAATAGGAAGTACAGCTCCGTTCATCGTCATGGATACGGAGATCTGATCCAGCGGAATTTCGTTGAAAAGGATCTTCATATCTTCCACAGAATCAATGGCTACCCCTGCTTTACCTACGTCTCCTACTACTCTGGAGTGATCGGAATCATATCCGCGGTGGGTGGCCAGATCGAAGGCTACGGAAAGTCCTTTTTGTCCTGCAGCAAGGTTTCTCCTGTAAAAGGCATTGGATTCTTCTGCTGTGGAGAATCCTGCGTATTGCCTGATCGTCCATGGCTTCTGTACATACATGGTGGAATACGGGCCTCTGAGGTAAGGAGCAATTCCCGGAGAAGTCTGTGTTAAAGATTCATTTTTAACATCTTTTTGAGTGTAGGATGATTTTAACTCCAGCCCGTCTTTTTCAAAATTATAGATCTCTCTATCCAGAGGCTCTATATTAAAATCCGGCTTTTTCACAGAAATTGTCTTTCGCATTCCAATAATTTTTGTCTGCGTAAAGTTAATTTTTTTGAACGAAACATGAAACTTATGTTAACTGACAGTTTTACTGATTTTTAATGCATAAAAAAGACCGGACAAATGCCCGGTCTTCGTTATTAATATTCTAACTTATTATTTTTTGATAAGTTTATTCGTGTATGTATTTTTCTCATTTTTGATAGTAATTACATACATTCCTTTGATCAATGATGCTACATTAATTCTGTTGTTAGCATCAACTTGACCTTGCTGAACCAATCTTCCGTCTGCACTGAAAATGCTGTAATCAGCTTTTCCTTTCAGATTTTTAATTTCCACGAAAGTATCTGCAGGGTTAGGATAGATAGAAATTTCTGATGTTTTTGGACCGTTTACATCGTCTACAGCCAATCCGCTGGTGATTTTCACAGGGAAATCTTTAAATGAACCCTGAGAAATAACTCCACCTCCGGTTACCCCAACAGATGGAGATCCGCATGGACCGGTAGCTTTATTGAAGAAAGTGTTTGCCACTCTCATTCTTAAAAGCTTGTCACCTGCATATGCTGTAGCAGGAACGGTAAATGAAACTGACCCTGTATACTGGCCATTAGCAGGAGGGTCTGTACTTACTGAAGCCACTTTTTCTGTCGCTTCAAAGACACCATTTCTGTTATAGTCTATCCATACTTCCATGTTATCATTATATGTAGATACAGTGGTACCTACATTAAAATAAGACAATGTATACTGTGTTCCTTTTGTTAAATTGATCACCTTGGTTGCATCTTCACTATAATCTCTATACGTACTGAAAATATTTTTAAAGGTTAAATCTGAAAAGGCTAAGTTAGAAACGTTCATTTGAGCCATACCGCTGTTATAACTAAAGCTGGCAAAACTATTTCCTCCTGTGGTCATTAAACAGTAATCTACTCCTGTCATCAATCCTTTAGTCTTGAAAGTATAATTACCTGAGAATGCTCCCGGAACCGAATTCACTACGGCAGCCACCTGAGCTTCATAATTAGACTCGTCTTCAAGACTACTTAAGACCACTGAACTTGTTGTACTTGTTGCGTTGGACCAGTTTGTCTGTCCTACTTTTCTGTAATTGATTGAATAGGTAGCACCCGGTACAGCATTCCAGGATAGTCTGGCTGTAGTTTTGGAAATCTCCGTATTTATAGCTGTTACTCCTGTAGGTGCCGCTGTAGTAGATGTAGGAGCTGTTCCTACTGTCACTTGCGGAGATACAGCATAGAATACATTTCCGATAGCAGAAATTTTAAGTTTAACTGCACCTGTTAAGCTGGATGGCATTTGTGCAGTATAACTTCCCGTATTTGGAGTAGAGGCTACGAGTTCTGTCCACGTTGCTCCGTTAACAAGATCTGTAGTGTATTCAATTTTTACATTCGGTGAATTATATGGTGCTGCATTGGTATTGGCAACATCCCATGAAATGGTATTGGCTGCATTATTATACAGGGTAGAAGAAGATGTAAGTCCTGAGAATTTAAAAGGACCGTCATTTCCAACAGTAACGGTAGTCTCAGCAGAAGCAAGCATTGGTCTTCCTGCATTCTCATCTCTTACCGTCACGGCATAATGTAAAGTTCTGGGAACATAAGATACGGTTTCCCAATTTGGAGTTGTAGCAGCTCCCGGAGCTGTTTTATTCGTTAAAACACCATTCATTACCAACGGTAGGCTTGGGAAATATCTTCTTCCGCTGGTTGTTCCGAAATAAGATCTTGCTAAAGCACCCTGTGCGCTATATCCCCATCCGCTGTCTCCGGAAATAGAGTTGTAAGAATCTACACTGTCATACTGCTCCCATGCATATTTAATAGGATCTGCATCTGTAGCAGAAGCCTCCAGATAATAGGCAGTACCTTTAGGGATACTATAAGCCGTAAGCGGGGTAATTACAGGGGCAACATTTGTTGTAATAACTTCTGAAGTTCCACAAGTAGTCTTACCATCCAGACTATTTAATATCTGATTAATAGAAGCATAATGGAAATAGGCATCTGTAGTATTCTGTACGTTATCTCCTGTGATTCCTGCATAACCCATAATGGTAGTACCACCACCAGGTTCAATATTTACACCTGATCCTTCTGAAGCGTGAGAGAAGGTATGGTTAGCTCCCAGCTGGTGTCCCATTTCGTGGGCAGCATAGTCGATATCAAAAAGGTCTCCTGTAGGATTTGTACTTTGGGTAAAAGCAGATCCTTTAGCCAGACTGGTTGAAGTTGCTGGATTTACACATGTTGATGCAATAGAACCGGCATTTCCGTTTCCTCCCGCAGCATTGAATACGTGTCCCATATCGTAATTCGCATTACCCACCACAGAGGTCAGGGTTTGCTGAAGGTTGAGATTTAAATTTCCTGTATAAGGATCTGTTGCAGCATCTGTATATAGGAGAGCAGGAATATCCTGAATGATTGCTTTAATACCAAATTCTTTTTCAAAAATACCGTTTACACGGGTCATGGTAGCATTCATCTGGATTACCGTATTGGTAGTTCCTCCTGTTGGGTCAAATTTCTTGGTATATTCTCCGGTCGTAGAAAGTGCCAGTCTGTATGTTCTGTATTTTGTAATGGCAGGTCTGTTGGTAATTCCTACGTTAGAAAGATTTTTCTTACCGTTAGCTTCCAGTAATTTGATATCTTTAAAATCTTTTTCTTCTGTAGAACATTCAAATCCGTTATCGCTTGCCGTTCTTTTTGTTTTATAGAAAACTCCGTACGTTTGCTTGTCTAAAGAGATAGGCTCTATAAACTGAAATACACCGTCCTTGATAATCATAGACTGTAATTCTGTTGGAGCCGTACTGAATCTTATATATTTTGAAGGATCATCTACTCCCACTCCTACATAAGAACCCAGCTGATATCTGTCTGCCATAGATTGTTCTACAACAGGATCACTATAGACAGCAAATTTTTCAATTTTTCCTTCTGCAGTAGGAAGAGAAACAATTACAGGTTTTGCATCTTTCCCTGTTTCTACAGCATCTTTTAAGGTATTTCTAAGTGATAAAAGATCTACTCTGTAAGCATATTGAACTTCAACTTCCTTTCTGATTTCTGAAGTTCTCTGGGAGGCAGGTTCCCATCTTTGTGCATTAGCAGAAGCCAAACCGGCAGCCAAAGCACACACTAGTAAAATTTTCTTTTTCATAAATTTACAATGATTCTAAAAAATTATTAAGCATTTTCTGCAAAAGTAAAAATTAAAACCAGAATATTATCATTAAAAAAGATTATTCTCATGCCAAATTAAAAAAAATAAGCATAAAATCCATACAAACTCCATTTTAGGATGCTAACAACTGGAAAAAACTCCTGAACAAAAAAGACCGGACAAATGCCCGGCCTTCATTATTAATCTGTTTATTTCTTATTTTTTAATAAGCTTATTCGTGTATGTATTTTTCTCATCCTTGATGGTGATCACATACATTCCTTTCGTTAAACCGGCTACGTTGATGATCTGATCGCTGGCGTCACCGCTTTGAACTAATCTTCCGTCTGCGCTGTAGATTTTGTAATCTGCTTTTCCTTTAAGGTTGGTTACCCCAATAAAGCTTTCAGCAGGATTTGGATAGATTTCCACCTCAGATTTAGTTTCTTTGGTTTCATCCACTGCCAATGCAGATCCAAAGATTCTTACCGAGAAATCCATTACACTTCCTGCTCCGCTGGTGATGGTTCCGTTGGTACCGCAAGCATTGTTTAACGGAGAAGAGAAGTTAGTTGCCACTCTCATTCCCACAACTTTGTTTCCAACAAGAGCAGAAGCCGGAACTGTAAAGTTACCTGCAACGTTTCCTACTCCCAGACCTCCAGATACCTGGCTGTAATTTGTAGCAGGGCTGGTGTATACTTTTTCAGTGGATTCGTAGATTCCGTTTCTGTTATAATCAATCCATACATTGTACGTCATTGGTGCACTCTGATTGTAAAGACCGAAAATAGTGATCGGATAAGAGTTTCCTCTGATCAGGTTGATAATTTTCGCAGGATCTTCACTTACATCTTTGTATGATCTAACGTTGGTATCGATGTGGTTAACATTGGAAAGCTGTACTCTTGCCACGTTTCCTACTGCATTGAAACCAGTATTCAGGATACAGTAGTTGATTCCTGTTGCCAATGGTTTTGTTTTGAACACATAGCTTGAAGAGAAACTTCCGGGTACGGAGTTTACCACAGCAGCCACCTGTGTTTCATATGCTGCTTCGTCTTCAAGACCACTCAGCAATAATGAGTTGGTTGTGCTGGTACCATTCGTCCAGGCAGAAGCACCTACTTTTCTGTAATTCAGAGAATAAGAAGCTGCTCCTGGTAC includes:
- the scpA gene encoding methylmalonyl-CoA mutase; translation: MRKTISVKKPDFNIEPLDREIYNFEKDGLELKSSYTQKDVKNESLTQTSPGIAPYLRGPYSTMYVQKPWTIRQYAGFSTAEESNAFYRRNLAAGQKGLSVAFDLATHRGYDSDHSRVVGDVGKAGVAIDSVEDMKILFNEIPLDQISVSMTMNGAVLPILSFYIVAAEEQGVKQELLSGTIQNDILKEFMVRNTYIYPPAPSMKIIADIFEYTAQNIPKFNSISISGYHMQEAGATPVLEMAYTLADGLEYVRTGIKAGMNVDDFAPRLSFFWAIGMNHFMEIAKMRAARYIWATLLQQFNPQNQKSLALRTHSQTSGWSLTEQEPFNNITRTAIEALSSALGGTQSLHTNALDEAIALPTDYSAKIARNTQIILQQESGICDVVDPMGGSNLVESLTQQMIEEAMKYIDEVEQEGGMTKAIEAGIPKMRIEEAAAKKQAKIDSGEEFIIGVNSFRTSLKQEGIEILDIDNTEVRRKQIERLEKIKAERNPEAVAEILDQIRESAKTGNGNLLALCIEAARRRVTLGEMSDAMEETFGRYKANIKTISGVYAMNAGKNEYFEKALHLTQKFEEEEGRRPRLMVAKMGQDGHDRGAKVVATAFADMGFDVDVAPLFQTPEEVAKQAVENDIHILGVSSLAAGHKTLVPQVVEELKKLGADDVTIVVGGVIPQQDYEFLYANGADFIFGPGTNLPKCAVEILEKFLN
- a CDS encoding reprolysin-like metallopeptidase; this translates as MKKKILLVCALAAGLASANAQRWEPASQRTSEIRKEVEVQYAYRVDLLSLRNTLKDAVETGKDAKPVIVSLPTAEGKIEKFAVYSDPVVEQSMADRYQLGSYVGVGVDDPSKYIRFSTAPTELQSMIIKDGVFQFIEPISLDKQTYGVFYKTKRTASDNGFECSTEEKDFKDIKLLEANGKKNLSNVGITNRPAITKYRTYRLALSTTGEYTKKFDPTGGTTNTVIQMNATMTRVNGIFEKEFGIKAIIQDIPALLYTDAATDPYTGNLNLNLQQTLTSVVGNANYDMGHVFNAAGGNGNAGSIASTCVNPATSTSLAKGSAFTQSTNPTGDLFDIDYAAHEMGHQLGANHTFSHASEGSGVNIEPGGGTTIMGYAGITGDNVQNTTDAYFHYASINQILNSLDGKTTCGTSEVITTNVAPVITPLTAYSIPKGTAYYLEASATDADPIKYAWEQYDSVDSYNSISGDSGWGYSAQGALARSYFGTTSGRRYFPSLPLVMNGVLTNKTAPGAATTPNWETVSYVPRTLHYAVTVRDENAGRPMLASAETTVTVGNDGPFKFSGLTSSSTLYNNAANTISWDVANTNAAPYNSPNVKIEYTTDLVNGATWTELVASTPNTGSYTAQMPSSLTGAVKLKISAIGNVFYAVSPQVTVGTAPTSTTAAPTGVTAINTEISKTTARLSWNAVPGATYSINYRKVGQTNWSNATSTTSSVVLSSLEDESNYEAQVAAVVNSVPGAFSGNYTFKTKGLMTGVDYCLMTTGGNSFASFSYNSGMAQMNVSNLAFSDLTFKNIFSTYRDYSEDATKVINLTKGTQYTLSYFNVGTTVSTYNDNMEVWIDYNRNGVFEATEKVASVSTDPPANGQYTGSVSFTVPATAYAGDKLLRMRVANTFFNKATGPCGSPSVGVTGGGVISQGSFKDFPVKITSGLAVDDVNGPKTSEISIYPNPADTFVEIKNLKGKADYSIFSADGRLVQQGQVDANNRINVASLIKGMYVITIKNEKNTYTNKLIKK